The proteins below come from a single uncultured Carboxylicivirga sp. genomic window:
- a CDS encoding ATP-binding protein produces MNWKKIFAKRIDNTKLLKQFKKFEPAVFELFSQGNHCVGNDYFRFIGQKLCDLTSADYIMIGKYNKISNSIESFVNCNKDTFFDNITYPLEGTPCKDVVGKKSHYITKAAWEHFPLNSPIMDREAEGYVGVPLFSSNHEPIGIVVALFKNPIEKLYQTIESLLLLFTPRLGTEMEHLQAREEIKKRNAELEIMHRTLKDKNKKLDYSVDELRKAQLKSKEYDQLKSTFLANLSHEIRTPMNVILGFLELLRSSSITVEEREEYIDIINFNGLQLLKVMDDLIDISKLQTRLMQGEYSKISLNDFMFQLEANFKEQAGMIKKEVNIHLSNELEDGKDIIVSDEEALAKTLRHLMDNALKFTKDGGNIFLGYEVTDDKLLFFVKDDGIGVQEGQESLIFDMFRQGQGSMSRQFGGNGLGLAISKKFVETLGGAIWLDNQYKDGAKFLFTIPYDSSIKKNDMHFRTQPLANQYL; encoded by the coding sequence ATGAATTGGAAGAAGATTTTTGCAAAAAGAATAGATAACACAAAACTGCTTAAACAATTTAAAAAGTTTGAGCCTGCTGTGTTTGAGTTGTTTTCACAAGGTAACCATTGTGTTGGTAACGATTATTTTCGTTTTATTGGGCAAAAATTATGTGATCTAACTTCAGCTGATTATATAATGATTGGTAAATACAATAAAATATCAAATTCGATTGAATCATTTGTTAATTGTAATAAAGATACCTTTTTCGATAATATTACATATCCTTTAGAAGGAACCCCTTGTAAAGATGTTGTTGGTAAGAAATCGCACTACATAACCAAGGCAGCATGGGAACATTTTCCACTTAATAGTCCCATAATGGATAGAGAAGCAGAGGGCTATGTTGGTGTTCCTCTTTTTAGTTCAAATCATGAACCGATTGGAATTGTAGTTGCACTGTTTAAAAACCCCATAGAAAAATTATATCAAACGATTGAGTCATTACTACTTTTATTTACACCACGCTTAGGAACAGAAATGGAACATTTGCAAGCGAGAGAAGAAATTAAAAAGCGTAATGCCGAGTTGGAAATAATGCATCGTACTCTGAAGGATAAAAATAAGAAATTAGACTATTCGGTTGATGAGTTGCGAAAAGCACAATTAAAATCAAAAGAATACGATCAGTTAAAATCTACGTTTTTAGCTAATTTGAGCCACGAAATAAGGACTCCAATGAACGTAATTCTTGGTTTTTTGGAACTTTTAAGGTCAAGTTCCATTACTGTTGAAGAACGTGAAGAATATATTGATATTATCAACTTTAATGGCTTGCAATTATTAAAAGTAATGGATGATTTAATTGATATTTCTAAATTACAAACCCGACTAATGCAAGGGGAGTATAGTAAAATATCATTAAATGATTTTATGTTTCAGTTGGAAGCGAATTTTAAAGAGCAGGCTGGAATGATCAAGAAAGAAGTAAATATTCATCTTTCAAATGAGTTGGAGGATGGTAAAGATATCATAGTATCAGATGAAGAAGCTCTTGCAAAAACCTTAAGACATTTAATGGACAATGCTCTGAAGTTTACAAAAGATGGAGGTAATATCTTTTTGGGATATGAGGTTACAGATGATAAATTATTGTTTTTTGTAAAAGATGATGGTATTGGAGTACAGGAAGGGCAGGAGAGTTTGATTTTTGATATGTTTCGTCAGGGGCAAGGTAGCATGAGTCGCCAATTTGGTGGAAATGGGTTAGGTTTAGCTATTTCTAAAAAGTTTGTAGAAACTCTAGGAGGTGCAATTTGGTTGGATAATCAATATAAAGATGGGGCTAAATTCTTGTTTACCATTCCTTATGATTCATCGATAAAAAAAAATGATATGCATTTTAGAACGCAGCCATTAGCAAACCAATATCTTTAA
- a CDS encoding alanine dehydrogenase: MGENKPYSLMGQTHLLPREEMLETGKRKKRVTIGIPKDYSFYENRVPLTPQGVELLSANGHTVLFEAGAGDRAHYFDHDFSECGAKIVKKTEVFSADIILKISAPNAEEIELMKAGQVVFSLIYLNNQSRESIQRMMEKKIIAIGYELLKDDNDCYPIIRSMSEIEGAASVMIASEYLSKAHNGKGVLLGGITGISPTEVVILGAGTAGEFAARAAIGLGASVKVFDNSFHQLRILERNLGQRIFTSVLHPPAVTKAMQSADALIGSLRYLQAGHTFMVTEDQVSQMKSGSIIIDLSMDQGGCIETSKCTNFDRPIFHKHGVIHYCVPNIASRVSRTSSIALSNIFAPILLNIGESGGIRSLIKEDIGLSHGVYLFNGILTNNLIANKFNLPFKDIGLLMAAF; this comes from the coding sequence ATGGGCGAAAACAAACCTTATTCCTTGATGGGACAAACGCATCTTCTTCCGCGTGAAGAAATGCTTGAGACGGGTAAGAGAAAGAAAAGGGTTACTATTGGAATACCTAAGGATTATTCTTTTTATGAAAATCGTGTTCCTCTAACGCCGCAAGGTGTTGAGTTACTATCTGCCAATGGACATACTGTTTTATTTGAAGCCGGAGCTGGTGACAGAGCTCACTATTTCGATCATGATTTTTCGGAGTGTGGAGCTAAAATAGTAAAGAAAACAGAAGTTTTTTCTGCCGACATTATTCTAAAAATTTCAGCCCCTAATGCTGAAGAAATAGAGTTAATGAAAGCCGGACAGGTTGTTTTTTCCTTAATATATCTTAATAACCAAAGCAGAGAATCTATCCAAAGAATGATGGAGAAAAAGATTATTGCTATTGGTTATGAATTACTAAAAGATGACAATGACTGTTATCCCATTATTCGTAGTATGAGCGAAATTGAAGGAGCAGCATCTGTTATGATTGCCAGCGAATATTTGAGTAAAGCCCACAATGGAAAAGGAGTTTTACTAGGGGGTATTACTGGAATTTCACCAACAGAAGTTGTTATTTTAGGAGCTGGCACTGCAGGAGAATTTGCTGCCCGAGCAGCTATTGGACTAGGTGCTTCTGTTAAAGTATTTGATAATTCTTTTCATCAACTAAGAATATTAGAACGAAATCTTGGTCAACGTATTTTCACATCTGTTCTTCATCCTCCGGCCGTTACTAAAGCCATGCAAAGTGCCGATGCTCTAATAGGTAGCTTGAGATATTTACAAGCAGGGCATACTTTTATGGTAACTGAAGATCAGGTTTCACAAATGAAATCCGGATCAATTATTATTGATTTAAGCATGGATCAAGGCGGGTGTATCGAAACCAGTAAATGCACCAACTTCGATCGTCCCATATTCCATAAACATGGTGTAATTCACTATTGCGTTCCCAATATAGCATCAAGAGTTTCTAGAACTTCATCAATAGCATTGAGTAATATTTTTGCTCCTATTTTATTAAATATTGGAGAATCAGGGGGGATTAGGTCCCTTATAAAAGAAGATATTGGACTAAGCCATGGAGTTTACTTATTTAATGGTATACTAACCAACAATCTTATTGCTAATAAATTTAACTTACCATTTAAAGATATTGGTTTGCTAATGGCTGCGTTCTAA
- the tsaE gene encoding tRNA (adenosine(37)-N6)-threonylcarbamoyltransferase complex ATPase subunit type 1 TsaE — MDTFYIDSLEHIDQVAKDFLAHYANEKVVAFYGEMGVGKTTFIKALCRALNIEDTVNSPSFAIVNEYHDANDEIVYHFDFYRLKEEEEAYDMGYEDYLYSGNYCMIEWPEKIASLLPPGRLDLHITEEIDGRRKLTVEKQ; from the coding sequence ATGGATACATTTTACATTGATTCATTAGAGCATATCGATCAGGTAGCCAAAGATTTTTTAGCACACTATGCTAACGAGAAAGTAGTTGCCTTTTATGGCGAAATGGGAGTTGGTAAAACTACTTTTATAAAAGCTCTTTGTAGAGCTTTAAATATTGAGGATACCGTTAACAGCCCTAGTTTTGCTATCGTTAACGAATATCACGATGCCAATGATGAGATTGTATACCACTTCGATTTTTACCGATTAAAAGAAGAAGAGGAAGCGTACGATATGGGCTACGAAGATTACTTATATTCGGGAAATTATTGCATGATTGAATGGCCTGAAAAGATTGCTTCTTTACTTCCTCCAGGTAGACTTGATCTACATATAACTGAAGAAATTGATGGAAGACGTAAACTTACTGTTGAAAAGCAATAA
- a CDS encoding bifunctional response regulator/alkaline phosphatase family protein, with translation MSDSNIKILWVDDEIEHLRAHIIFLKEKGYNVETATNGQDALTMVKESFYDLIFLDENMPGLSGLETLNYLKEIRSEIPVVMITKSEEEDIMDQAIGNKIADYLIKPVNPRQILLSIKKNLNTKELVTKTTTSGYQSQFGQIALKINDSFNYKDWVEVYKRIIYWELELEQGDGAMDEVLRMQKNEANQAFTKFIKKNYLDWLNQDEDAPLMSHQLIKEKVMPLLAEKKKVFFIVIDNFRYDQWEILKRVLSSDYLIEEEAPFYSILPTATQYARNSIFSGLLPSQIKKMYPQFWVDEDVEEGKNLYEEELLGTLFDRFRKKISYSYHKISDNEGGKNLMENLHSLLENDLNAVVFNFVDMLSHARTEVKMIKELAHDEAAYRSLTLSWFNHSSLKELLQRLKEEDVTIVLTTDHGTTRAQNPVKVIGDRNVNTNLRYKQGKNLAYKEKEVFEIKQPDKAFLPKLNVSSTYIFACNNDFFAYPNNYNHYVSYYRDTFQHGGISLEEMIIPCSTIKGRK, from the coding sequence ATGAGCGATAGCAACATAAAAATTCTATGGGTGGATGATGAGATTGAACATTTAAGAGCACACATTATATTCCTAAAAGAAAAAGGGTATAATGTAGAAACGGCTACAAATGGACAGGATGCTCTTACAATGGTAAAAGAGAGTTTTTATGACCTTATTTTTTTGGATGAAAATATGCCTGGATTATCAGGCTTGGAAACCCTTAATTATTTAAAGGAGATCCGTTCTGAAATTCCGGTTGTTATGATCACCAAAAGTGAGGAGGAAGATATCATGGATCAAGCAATCGGCAATAAAATTGCCGATTATCTTATTAAACCCGTTAATCCTCGCCAGATTCTTTTATCTATTAAAAAGAATTTGAACACTAAAGAGCTCGTAACCAAAACCACTACTTCTGGTTATCAATCTCAATTCGGACAAATTGCCTTAAAAATTAACGATTCATTTAATTACAAAGATTGGGTTGAAGTTTATAAACGTATTATTTATTGGGAATTAGAACTGGAACAAGGTGACGGAGCTATGGACGAGGTGCTTCGAATGCAGAAAAACGAAGCCAATCAAGCATTCACCAAATTCATAAAAAAGAACTATCTCGATTGGTTAAACCAAGATGAAGATGCCCCCTTGATGTCGCATCAACTCATCAAAGAAAAGGTTATGCCCTTACTTGCTGAAAAGAAAAAAGTTTTTTTCATTGTAATTGACAATTTCCGTTACGATCAGTGGGAAATTCTAAAACGTGTTCTTTCATCTGATTACTTAATAGAAGAAGAAGCTCCTTTCTATAGCATTTTACCAACAGCAACACAATATGCCCGTAATTCAATTTTTTCAGGATTATTACCAAGTCAAATAAAAAAAATGTACCCTCAATTCTGGGTTGATGAAGATGTTGAAGAGGGTAAAAACCTATACGAAGAGGAATTATTGGGCACCCTATTCGATCGTTTCAGAAAAAAAATAAGTTATAGCTACCACAAAATTTCGGATAACGAAGGAGGTAAAAACCTAATGGAGAACCTTCATTCCTTACTCGAAAATGATTTAAATGCTGTGGTATTTAATTTTGTTGATATGCTTTCGCATGCCCGCACCGAAGTTAAAATGATTAAGGAACTTGCTCATGACGAGGCTGCCTACCGATCATTAACGCTGTCGTGGTTCAATCACTCTTCACTTAAAGAACTATTGCAACGATTAAAAGAGGAAGATGTAACCATTGTTCTAACCACCGACCATGGAACAACACGAGCTCAGAATCCGGTTAAAGTTATTGGTGACAGAAACGTTAATACCAATCTCAGATACAAACAAGGAAAAAACCTGGCTTATAAAGAAAAAGAGGTGTTTGAAATCAAACAACCCGACAAGGCCTTTTTGCCTAAATTAAATGTTTCATCCACCTACATTTTTGCCTGCAATAACGACTTTTTTGCGTATCCCAATAACTACAATCATTACGTTAGTTATTACCGAGATACATTTCAACATGGTGGCATTTCGCTCGAGGAAATGATTATTCCGTGTTCAACAATAAAAGGCCGAAAATAA